A single genomic interval of Mangifera indica cultivar Alphonso unplaced genomic scaffold, CATAS_Mindica_2.1 Un_0010, whole genome shotgun sequence harbors:
- the LOC123205607 gene encoding uncharacterized protein LOC123205607, with the protein MMGSLFFQALLVFLLWGCAFGKECTDRLPGGQTRNVEMQSEYQLWIGTTNEGRGWEMMYKQMENPDEFKLPEGYLKEVSLHNVRLGPNSLHWRAQQTNLEYLLMLKVNNLVWSFRKNAGLPTPGTPYGGWENKTNNLRGHFVGHYLSASALMWANTHNEKLKGKMSRIVSALSSCQKKIGSGYLSAFPTKQFQLLENLDSQVWAPYYTIHKIMNGLLDQYTYADNALALNMTIWMADYFGRRVHNVIRQYGLEGHYQTLNEESGGMNDVLYRLYNITRDKKHFMLARLFDKTCFLGPLAFEADNLSGMHANTHIPVVIGTQRRYEITGHPLSKSMATFFFDIVNSSHTYATGGTTLFEHWSDPMRLATTLATENEESCTTYNMLKVSRYLLRWTKSLRYADYYERALTNGVFSIQRGTDPGVMIYMLPLGPGSSKANTFHGWGTKFDSFWCCYGTGIESFSKLGDSIYFEEEGKIPALYIFQYVSSSINWESGKFVLNQTVDPVVSWDPFLRLTITFSSTEVLTSFSVKSTLNLRIPSWTSSIGIEAKLNDQILPAPTPGNYLSLTRKWSSNDKLTVQFPIHLWTEAIKDDRPDYSSLQAILYGPYLLAGYSNSDWEIKNKPSKFLSEWITPIPASYNANLVTLSQVSRNSTFVLMNNQSVTMEKLPRLGTDASVYATFRLIFNNEHTTKFSSVRDVIGKSVSLEPFDLPGKLLQRGKHRELVAANPPGHKSFSIFRLVGGLDGKAETVSLELVNWKGCFLYRSGKLKAGAILRIGCNKSKHGFREAASFVMGKGMSEYHPISFVAKGATRNFLLAPLYNFRDESYTVYFKINMKS; encoded by the exons ATGATGGGGTCTCTCTTCTTTCAGGCATTGTTAGTGTTTCTCTTATGGGGTTGTGCTTTTGGAAAGGAGTGCACAGATAGATTACCAGGAGGTCAAACCCGGAATGTAGAAATGCAATCTGAATACCAATTGTGGATTGGAACAACAAATGAAGGTCGTGGCTGGGAAATGATGTACAAGCAGATGGAAAATCCTGATGAGTTTAAGTTGCCAGAAGGATATCTCAAGGAAGTGTCATTGCATAATGTCAGATTGGGTCCGAATTCATTGCATTGGAGAGCACAGCAAACAAATTTGGAGTACTTGTTGATGTTGAAGGTCAATAATTTGGTTTGGAGCTTCAGGAAAAATGCTGGTTTGCCAACTCCAGGGACTCCATATGGAGGCTGGGAGAATAAAACCAATAATCTCAGAGGCCATTTTGTAG GCCATTACTTGAGTGCTTCAGCACTAATGTGGGCAAACACTcacaatgaaaaattaaaaggaaaaatgtcCAGAATTGTATCAGCTTTATCTAGTTGTCAGAAAAAAATTGGCTCCGGATATCTTTCTGCTTTCCCTACTAAGCAATTCCAACTTCTGGAGAATTTGGATAGTCAAGTCTGGGCTCCATACTACACCATCCACAAG ATTATGAACGGGTTGTTGGATCAATATACGTATGCTGATAATGCTCTGGCCTTGAACATGACAATATGGATGGCTGATTATTTTGGGCGTCGTGTTCACAATGTTATAAGACAGTATGGTTTGGAAGGCCACTATCAAACGCTTAACGAAGAAAGTGGTGGCATGAATGATGTACTTTACAGGCTATATAACATTACG AGAGATAAAAAGCATTTCATGTTGGCCCGACTCTTTGACAAAACATGCTTTTTAGGGCCGCTGGCATTTGAG GCTGATAACCTATCTGGTATGCACGCCAATACACACATACCTGTTGTTATTGGAACCCAGAGGCGGTATGAAATCACTGGTCATCCTCTTTccaag TCCATGGCGACTTTCTTCTTTGACATTGTAAACTCTTCCCACACCTACGCAACTGGAGGAACAACACTGTTTGAACACTG GAGTGATCCAATGCGCTTGGCGACAACCCTAGCTACGGAGAACGAAGAATCATGCACAACTTATAACATGCTCAAG GTCTCTCGATATCTTCTCCGATGGACAAAATCCCTGCGATATGCGGACTATTATGAGCGTGCCCTGACAAATGGCGTGTTTAGTATTCAGCGAGGAACGGATCCTGGAGTTATGATTTATATGCTTCCACTCGGCCCTGGAAGTTCCAAGGCCAATACTTTTCATGGTTGGGGAACAAAGTTTGATAGTTTTTGGTGCTGTTATGGAACAG GAATTGAATCGTTCTCAAAATTAGGAGATTCCATATATTTCGAAGAGGAAGGAAAAATTCCTGCTCTTTACATATTCCAATATGTTTCAAGCTCCATTAATTGGGAATCCGGAAAGTTTGTGCTGAATCAAACTGTTGATCCTGTTGTCTCATGGGATCCTTTCCTTCGATTGACAATAACTTTCTCTTCAACCGAGGTACTAACTTCATTTT CAGTAAAATCAACCTTGAATTTGCGGATACCAAGTTGGACAAGTTCCATTGGTATTGAGGCAAAATTAAACGACCAGATATTGCCTGCACCAACTCCAG GTAATTATTTATCTCTCACAAGAAAATGGAGCTCCAATGACAAATTAACTGTTCAGTTTCCGATCCATCTTTGGACAGAGGCAATTAAAG atGATCGGCCTGATTATTCTTCTCTTCAGGCGATACTTTATGGTCCTTATCTACTTGCCGGTTATTCTAACTCAGATTGGGAAATAAAGAATAAACCATCTAAATTTCTTTCGGAATGGATAACCCCAATTCCTGCCTCATACAATGCTAATTTGGTTACACTTTCTCAAGTTTCCAGAAATTCAACTTTCGTCTTAATGAACAACCAATCGGTTACAATGGAAAAGCTTCCACGACTCGGCACTGATGCTTCTGTGTATGCCACTTTCAGACTCATCTTTAACAATGAACACACCACAAAATTTTCATCAGTCAGAGATGTTATCGGCAAGTCAGTCAGTCTAGAACCGTTTGATCTTCCAGGAAAGTTGCTGCAGAGAGGAAAACATCGCGAACTTGTGGCGGCGAATCCGCCTGGACATAAAAGCTTTTCGATTTTTCGTTTGGTGGGTGGATTGGATGGAAAAGCTGAAACTGTTTCATTGGAGTTGGTAAACTGGAAGGGTTGCTTTTTGTATAGAAGTGGGAAGTTGAAGGCAGGCGCAATCCTGAGGATCGGCTGCAACAAATCGAAGCATGGATTTAGGGAGGCAGCCAGTTTTGTAATGGGGAAAGGTATGAGTGAGTATCATCCTATCAGCTTTGTGGCAAAAGGAGCGACAAGGAATTTTCTTCTAGCTCCACTTTACAACTTCAGAGACGAGTCTTATACtgtttatttcaaaattaacatgAAATCTTAA
- the LOC123205604 gene encoding UPF0481 protein At3g47200-like — MPNSQDDVTKLANSLRNKFEKLHPLSDECFIYKVPQRLRQLNEGLYTPKVVSIGPLHHGREELKAMEEIKIRYLRDFLQRTKAPMEEFLKYIKERETKLRKCYAESIELQSAEFVEMIFLDSVFLIEFSLRIHHQRNTGEDRIFTKPWMKKDVRDDLFLLENQLPLFIIKDLFELAKSKMQNDKPYEGVSMRELVLDLWEDLCINLFTEKSLEQHFDGARHFVDLIRLCLQPSELGQSGEVKTIVTPTITQLLQAGVKFKVGSVNSLFDIKFNHGTLEIPKLTIDDRTEALFRNLEDFEALNYGIKYYVNDYITIMSYLVNSPKDVEVLVEKGIIENFLPGSEEVSTMFRNLAKENKIDNSDFSYVGFIEDLNARCRSSWHHWEAALIQDHFNTPWASISIGYAVVILLLSFIQTIIAIRSSLP; from the coding sequence ATGCCTAATAGCCAGGATGATGTCACGAAATTAGCGAATTCTTTGAGaaacaagtttgaaaaattgcatcCCTTATCCGATGAATGCTTCATCTATAAGGTTCCTCAGAGATTGCGTCAGTTAAATGAAGGGCTCTACACTCCAAAAGTTGTCTCAATTGGGCCGCTTCACCATGGCAGGGAAGAGTTAAAAGCTATGGAAGAGATTAAAATAAGATACCTAAGAGACTTTCTTCAACGTACCAAGGCACCCATGGAAGAATTTCTTAAGTATATAAAGGAAAGAGAAACGAAATTGAGAAAATGTTATGCGGAATCCATTGAGCTTCAGAGTGCTGAGTTTGTAGAAATGATTTTTCTGGATTCTGTCTTCCTCATTGAGTTCTCACTAAGGATCCACCATCAACGGAATACTGGAGAGGACAGAATATTTACAAAGCCATGGATGAAAAAGGATGTGAGAGATGACTTGTTTCTCCTAGAAAATCAGCTTCCATTGTTCATTATCAAGGACTTGTTTGAGCTAGCTAAAAGCAAAATGCAAAATGACAAGCCCTATGAAGGAGTTTCTATGAGAGAGCTTGTTCTTGACCTCTGGGAAGATTTATGTATCAATCTCTTTACAGAAAAGTCTTTGGAGCAGCACTTTGATGGAGCACGACATTTTGTTGATCTGATAAGACTTTGTCTTCAGCCATCAGAATTAGGGCAAAGTGGTGAAGTCAAAACTATAGTCACTCCAACTATAACACAACTTCTCCAGGCCGGAGTTAAGTTTAAAGTTGGGTCAGTCAATAGTTTATTTGACATAAAATTCAATCATGGGACTCTGGAAATCCCAAAATTGACAATAGACGATCGAACTGAAGCTCTGTTCAGAAATCTGGAGGACTTTGAGGCATTGAATTATGGAATTAAATACTATGTGAATGATTACATTACGATTATGAGTTACCTCGTCAACAGTCCAAAAGATGTGGAAGTACTTGTGGAGAAGGGAATCATAGAAAATTTTCTGCCCGGTAGCGAAGAAGTTTCAACGATGTTTCGAAACCTTGCGAAAGAGAACAAGATAGATAATAGCGATTTCTCGTATGTAGGTTTTATTGAAGATCTAAATGCCCGCTGCAGATCCTCATGGCACCACTGGGAGGCTGCTTTGATACAGGATCACTTCAACACGCCATGGGCTTCCATCTCCATCGGCTATGCTGTTGTTATTCTCCTTCTTAGTTTCATACAAACCATTATTGCCATCAGAAGTTCTCTGCCATAG